The DNA region GTCCCCATTATTTATCTTTGAAATATCCGAACTAGGAATATATGTTGACATTGATTTGTTGACAAGATAAAACAGGCTATCCATAGATTTGGTAAAATCAATGTGACCTTTATCAAAATAAGTAATGTTATAAGTAGTACCGAAAGCTAAACCCTGTAATTTTAAAGGTTCGGTTCTTTTATCGTCGTCCCTACAAGAACATAAAATGACAAAAATCACTAAAAAAGCAACAATTCTATTATGCAATAAGCCCATTCTGAATAAAATTTTATATTTTAGAGCAATGCAAAGGTAAAGTTTTATTTTATAGATGTACTTTGTTAAAATCTTACTAAAATATTCTTTGCTCAAAAAAAAATTTAATAACTTCGCCTACTAATTAAACAAAATTTAAATCATGAAAAAAATACTTTTTCTTTCTCTATCATCTGTAATTTTATTATCATCGTGCGTATCTCAAAAGAAATATGACGATCTTATGAGTCAGTACGATGCTGCAAAAACCGAATTAACCGAAGCTAAAGCCAAAGTTTTAGACTGTCAAGTTGAAAAGGATAAATTTGCAGGCATGGTGGCTAACTTAGAAGCACAAAACAAATTTTTACAAGAAAACCATGCTCAATCAATCAGGCAGATTGAAAATTTAACTACATTATCTCAATCTGCAAGTAGCAATATAAAGGATGTGGTTGCTCAATTGAGTGAAAAAGATAAATATATTAATGGCATACGTGGTGCCATGTCTAGAAAAGATTCAGTAAACTTAACGTTAGCTGTACACTTAAAAAGTGCATTGTCAGATGGCATTCAAGATGAAGATATTATTGTAAATGTTGAAAAAACTGTAGTTTACGTAGAAATCAATGATAAATTAT from Aureibaculum sp. 2308TA14-22 includes:
- a CDS encoding OmpA/MotB family protein; this encodes MKKILFLSLSSVILLSSCVSQKKYDDLMSQYDAAKTELTEAKAKVLDCQVEKDKFAGMVANLEAQNKFLQENHAQSIRQIENLTTLSQSASSNIKDVVAQLSEKDKYINGIRGAMSRKDSVNLTLAVHLKSALSDGIQDEDIIVNVEKTVVYVEINDKLLFRSGSSVISSKAKALLDKVATVIASRPDMEVMVEGYTDNQPISTAITKDNWDLSTQRATAVVRVLQNDFKIDPKRLIAAGRSEYLPLATNNTKEGRSRNRRTRIVILPKLDQFFDVLEQKPDGTPKSEE